Proteins from one Dama dama isolate Ldn47 chromosome 12, ASM3311817v1, whole genome shotgun sequence genomic window:
- the ABCD4 gene encoding lysosomal cobalamin transporter ABCD4 isoform X9: MLSLLLFFRAGHVEHMRTDRRLQRLLQTQRELMSKELWLYIGINMFDYLGSILSYVVIAIPIFSGVYGDLSPAELSSLVSKNAFVCMYLISCFSQLIDLSTTLSDVAGYTHRIGELQETLLDMTPKSQDGEFLDESQWDLARDPGGPATEPADTAFLLERVCICAPSSHKPLIKDLSLKISEGQSLLITGNTGTGKTSLLRVLGGLWASARGSVQMVADFGPHGVLFLPQKPFFTDGTLREQVIYPLKEIYPDSGSTDDERIMRFLELAGLSSLVARTEGLDQQVDWNWYDVLSPGEMQRLSFARLFYLQPKYAVLDEATSALTEEVESELYRIGQQLGMTFISVGHRRSLEKDAGLGLWSTAPPWPPLPARLLIYPCQPCFSAPGLAHKSAHPAQSSLWLLAQAAVYLQPVGPVEPGVRSLFQAPQSSLREGPPGVQSAPNTAAL; this comes from the exons TCAGGGCTGGGCACGTGGAGCACATGAGGACAGACCGCAGGCTGCAGCGACTCCTTCAGACCCAGAGGGAGCTGATGTCCAAGGAACTCTGGCTGTACA TCGGCATCAACATGTTTGACTATCTGGGCAGCATCCTGAGCTACGTCGTGATCGCGATCCCCATTTTCAGTGGCGTCTATGGAGATCTGAGCCCCGCGGAGCTCAGCAGCCTGGTCAGCAAG AACGCCTTCGTGTGCATGTATCTCATCAGCTGCTTCAGCCAGCTCATCGACCTCTCCACCACACTCTCCGACGTGGCGGGCTACACACACAG GATCGGGGAGCTTCAGGAGACCCTGCTGGACATGACCCCGAAGTCACAGGATGGGGAGTTTCTGGATGAGAGCCAGTGGGACTTGGCCAG GGACCCGGGAGGGCCAGCAACAGAGCCAGCAGATACAGCTTTCCTCCTCGAGCGGGTCTGCATCTGCGCCCCCTCCTCTCACAAACCCTTAATCAAGGACCTGAGCCTGAAGATCTCTGAGGGGCAGAGCCTGCTCATCACAGGCAACACGGGCACCGGCAAGACCTCCTTGCTCCGGGTTCTGGGCGGCCTCTGGGCAAGCGCACGGG GCTCAGTGCAGATGGTGGCAGACTTTGGACCTCACGGGGTGCTGTTCCTGCCCCAAAAGCCTTTCTTCACTGACGGGACCCTTCGGGAGCAG GTGATATATCCCCTGAAGGAGATCTACCCAGACTCAG GTTCTACCGATGATGAGAGGATCATGAGGTTCTTGGAGCTGGCAGGCCTG TCCAGCTTGGTGGCAAGGACAGAAGGTCTGGACCAGCAGGTCGATTGGAACTG GTATGATGTTCTGTCCCCGGGAGAGATGCAGAGGCTCTCCTTTGCGCGGCTCTTCTACCTGCAGCCGAAGTACGCAG TGCTTGATGAAGCCACCAGTGCCCTGACCGAGGAGGTGGAGAGCGAGCTGTACCGCATCGGCCAGCAGCTGGGCATGACGTTCATCAGCGTGGGCCATCGGCGCAGCCTCGAGAAG GATGCAGGACTGGGCCTCTGGAGCACCGCCCCCCCATGGCCCCCCTTGCCAGCCAGACTCCTCATCTATCCCTGCCAGCCCTGCTTCTCGGCTCCAGGTCTCGCTCATAAATCAGCCCATCCTGCCCAGTCATCACTCTGGCTCTTGGCGCAGGCAGCCGTCTATCTGCAGCCTGTCGGGCCTGTGGAGCCTGGAGTAAGATCTCTCTTCCAGGCTCCACAGTCTTCTCTGAGAGAAGGCCCCCCCGGGGTGCAGTCAGCACCTAACACTGCTGCACTCTAG